The following coding sequences are from one Mycobacterium bourgelatii window:
- a CDS encoding non-ribosomal peptide synthetase, with protein sequence MFAATGTPRSGTEPGHAELINSSTADRRANEVIAQWVARRPHAVALRMVDASGTDVWTYRRLWDRVCQIRDGAFADLPVGSRVVMAQAGDADYVAGFVAALEAGLVPVPLYLPAADAPERFLQRAQHILRDCAPAAVYTSADLVEALGRDSLLDGLVLRTPDSTAGAERPPALTDAPQIAFLQYSSGSTGEPKGIINTHESMLHQLAIATALWNRPDDIHTVSWLPLYHDLGIFWGTLLALGTGGSATLIPPTEFVRNPRIWLETVDRVRGNWIAGPDFGYRLCIDAFDDAALETLDLSCLRLAVSGAEPVRPSTLRGFVEKFRAAGLSDDVMAPQYGLAEAGLAVSGTRNPRRWVQSNFDAEQLNRGRAIEIDLPAPGQRTRTLVSCGNSTFGWDVRIVDPERRIVVPDGHVGEIWVGGTGLPRGYWHRPRETAETFGATTAAGTGPYLRTGDAGFRSNGELYICGRYRDLIIVGGGNYFPNDIESTVEEARFGVDSGGACAVQPDGCDEWWLVLEAPEALAENAAREDLADISRVLRRRILAAHHIAPERIVWLRPRVLPRTTSGKIRRRKTLELLNAGAFDVLHEVSIRPDPSETDRPPAELAGYVASLLGVHVHELGSGTDLTELGLTSMMTAQVVEWAATGGRQLDFAALYAEPTLRSWQRLFDTAPAFSPQHTIAAGSDIPTTALQRAYWIGRGAEQPLGGVGCQTYFELTGATIDPYRLDTALGALARRHPMLRSMFPDATRARVAPENIHAPLQVHDLTAATDAARRRRLDEVRNRLRTHRFGIESGDTWRVELTLLPDGCILHFAFDLIIADLTSLGIFLRDLATLYRGEDLSALSATVPAPAPEPALSPSDAVERLPEGPQLPRAEEREIAFRRRQHRFGPKVTTGLDDGCRAHGVTRAAVFLAAYALVLRHWSSTDDFLINVTTFGRPPGVADVIGDFTKTHLYRAGADELTGFADQVRIAQRGLRAALTAPESTELLAAQLKCGTGHSGIAPVVFTYAADTTVLPQRDADTLGCVGEMCSMTPQVIIDNQVGAYGDELIVSWDYRAGCFPPGVVEDMFGTYVRLLEGLAAHDWSAPPEIDLPPHSRLVRQQRNATTAPRPTGLLYDAFREQARLNPTRVALRWGAGEVDVDSYGDPIAGAHAQLSYGALDEYARSVAAALANRHAPGSIIGIQLPKGPAQIVAVLGVLMAGCCYLPVGLDQPADRLARICSRSGMSGLIRSKHTEIGVVDGPELHDIESLIRCAPAEPIRARPDETAYVIYTSGSTGEPKGVLVSHASALNTIADVNRRNKIGGRDTLLALSALDFDLSVYDIFGPLGCGASVVCISEQSRRDAFRWNALINEYAVSVWNSVPALMDMLLIAAGERANALPSLRTVFLSGDWIPLDMPRRLRHAAPGARLVAMGGATEAAIWSNEFVVIDVAPEWVSIPYGYPLSNQAFRVVDELGRDRPDYVPGELWIGGAGVARGYHNAPDLTDERFVVDETGERWYRTGDLGCYWHDGTLQFLGRLDSQVKIGGHRIECGEIEHVLRGHPRVLAATVVPIHANTALGAVVVVRDIVEESSDAADELRAYLADRLPQYMIPKSWVCRGELPLTANGKVDRRWAAMEVETFARAAAGGHDATGLSAVEQLVADVWSEVLGTPITRREDNFFAHGGDSLRATAVVAELKRRGVRGAAVGQLLKQQTLGEFSSSCIVGRLPSDPAPCSVDPVRPEAGFPLTRLQQAYVLGSAGLNGSVRAPTHFAIVLAANAPEASIDIDRFAAVVGRCVDEFAMLRCALASDTDQRVHSAAANVAVHAVDAADPDGLMQRMASAAFDPRAVPAIQCFAPSGPSRYVGLLINYLSLDARSLATVIATIVADYQQAPRPCQVDPTADVFVRFVTESTENQDSGQISSLDVSAPPALPLRAQRPDGRDRVGFARSSFTLDPHAYADLRDRAAKLRVTPTALIFEAFTDALHAMGAGERFAVVVPTSHRPEYARADREVLGNFTRLALCDIDYSVARPGSPAAVTAAQEQLWGAVGGDTDATGQLAALRAAGSAEYPVVFTSTLGLVPSGAAGLSSIRTLTQTPGVMLDCQVEDDTGGARISWDTAIGIVADEPLAAAFAHFERAVRRYAGQGNQPIGPVGVVAPVAQTGEWASAVIAAAASFCAAERIRPEYAELVRLWRQLPNTSAVDAVEPVTARAARRLADIVTGAASPQTLIGDPQLSPEAMLLADERLHWALDDLSERIFGHSRQLGRRLRLIEIGSRTGLITERLTDLVGAVVDEYLCFEPNPVLAEIAAGRHLTTGTAAIRQLTSPEQIAATAVDVVICCGSLHQLPDAGSVFGALTVADGGWLWVAEVCEVTSATLASAAVLNPALVSANSLPTADRWWRFIADQRWQPAQMTQDGPGVTIIAYRQPRSARPKTTPRADTAPPLTAPESTPAADPSVLATIAEIWQRHLIDRTPTATDDFFLLGGDSIVATRVYSDLRAAGFGQLALVDLFNYPVLGELAAHAGAPTAQLPSEPPEPAQAGRPSGSTEFPLTTVQQAYLAGRVDGFLLSGVAAHCYFEFEATDFDRSRFETAARQLVEHHPGLRTTVTTTANDTRPARFHAVVHPAPLEPVVHEYEDVRARMRDQVIDVTTRPGIDFGIQVEDGRTIVGISMDNIMLDGTSMMIALAHLEHLYRGGSIDDLPSLQTTFADYVNNHPEMWPDTDESALPQLAASRDYWRTRLSSLPPAPELVSLQEILDIDTPVFERVEAVVAKADWERITRTCRNERVTPSAFLLANYARALAQWAGASHFCVNVTLFDRDPGVPGIDDVIGDFTSLLLLECHVDATASIWEQARRVQRQLLTDLPHRSSDAVWLQRELLRHHGRPANAVYPVVFTSGLGLVDNSRRPSFDLGALVYGISQTPQTLLDFQMWERDGSLSLSWDFVTQAISPEIARRNLDEMVGAMIAAVSEQAAIDDELVQRIMAICAEALGLPRVAKSDNFFQLGGDSVSATSVVERLHREVSDTAALRLLFENPVIGDFSEKLAQLSVADSADFEEGVL encoded by the coding sequence GTGTTCGCAGCGACTGGGACACCCAGGTCTGGGACCGAACCTGGTCACGCCGAGCTGATCAATTCGTCCACCGCCGATCGACGCGCCAACGAAGTGATTGCGCAGTGGGTCGCGCGGCGCCCGCACGCCGTCGCGCTCCGAATGGTCGACGCGAGCGGAACGGATGTCTGGACGTACCGCAGGCTATGGGACCGGGTCTGCCAGATCCGCGACGGCGCCTTCGCCGACCTGCCCGTCGGCTCGCGAGTCGTCATGGCCCAGGCCGGCGATGCCGATTACGTGGCCGGGTTCGTCGCCGCACTGGAGGCCGGGCTCGTCCCGGTTCCGCTCTATCTGCCTGCCGCCGATGCGCCAGAGCGGTTTCTGCAACGGGCGCAACACATTTTGCGCGACTGTGCCCCGGCGGCGGTGTACACCAGTGCCGACCTCGTCGAGGCGCTCGGCCGCGATTCCCTGTTGGACGGGCTGGTGCTGCGAACCCCGGACTCGACGGCAGGCGCCGAGCGGCCACCCGCGTTGACCGACGCCCCACAGATCGCGTTCCTGCAGTACTCGTCGGGTTCGACGGGAGAGCCGAAGGGGATCATCAACACTCACGAATCGATGCTGCATCAGCTCGCCATCGCGACGGCGCTGTGGAACCGACCCGACGACATCCACACGGTCAGCTGGCTGCCCCTGTACCACGACTTGGGCATTTTCTGGGGGACACTGCTCGCGCTGGGCACCGGCGGCAGTGCGACCCTGATCCCGCCAACCGAGTTCGTGCGCAACCCGCGCATCTGGCTGGAAACCGTCGACCGGGTCCGCGGAAACTGGATCGCCGGACCGGATTTCGGTTATCGACTGTGCATCGACGCGTTCGACGACGCGGCGCTCGAAACCCTCGACTTGTCCTGTCTGAGGCTGGCGGTCAGCGGTGCGGAGCCCGTCCGTCCCTCCACGTTGCGTGGCTTCGTCGAGAAGTTTCGCGCGGCTGGTCTGAGCGATGACGTCATGGCACCGCAATACGGGCTCGCCGAAGCCGGCTTGGCCGTGTCCGGAACGCGGAACCCGCGCCGCTGGGTGCAATCGAACTTCGATGCCGAACAACTCAACCGCGGGCGCGCGATCGAGATTGATCTGCCCGCGCCGGGTCAGCGCACGCGCACGCTGGTGAGTTGCGGCAACAGCACATTCGGTTGGGATGTGCGCATCGTCGATCCGGAACGCCGAATCGTTGTGCCCGACGGGCATGTTGGCGAAATCTGGGTCGGCGGTACGGGGTTGCCACGGGGATACTGGCACCGGCCACGGGAGACGGCCGAAACATTCGGCGCCACAACGGCAGCCGGGACGGGACCTTACCTGCGGACCGGCGACGCGGGGTTCCGGAGCAATGGCGAGCTGTACATCTGCGGACGCTATCGCGACCTGATCATCGTCGGAGGCGGCAACTACTTCCCGAACGACATCGAGTCGACCGTCGAAGAGGCGCGCTTCGGGGTCGACAGCGGTGGAGCGTGCGCCGTGCAGCCCGACGGATGCGACGAATGGTGGCTGGTGTTGGAGGCTCCCGAAGCGTTAGCCGAGAACGCTGCCCGCGAAGATCTCGCCGACATCAGTCGGGTGCTGAGGCGCAGAATTCTCGCTGCGCATCACATCGCGCCGGAACGCATCGTGTGGCTGCGCCCCCGGGTGCTGCCCAGGACGACGTCCGGAAAAATTCGGCGACGCAAGACACTCGAGCTGCTCAACGCCGGCGCATTCGATGTGCTCCACGAGGTGTCCATTCGGCCGGACCCGTCCGAAACCGACCGACCGCCGGCCGAGTTGGCCGGATACGTTGCGAGCCTGCTCGGTGTGCACGTGCACGAACTCGGCAGTGGCACCGACCTCACCGAACTGGGGTTGACCTCCATGATGACCGCGCAGGTGGTCGAATGGGCAGCGACCGGGGGACGACAGCTGGACTTCGCGGCCTTGTATGCCGAACCGACACTGCGTAGTTGGCAGCGGCTCTTCGACACCGCCCCCGCCTTTTCGCCGCAGCACACCATCGCCGCCGGATCCGACATACCGACGACAGCGCTGCAACGTGCGTACTGGATCGGCCGCGGTGCGGAACAACCACTGGGTGGCGTGGGCTGCCAGACCTATTTCGAACTCACCGGCGCCACCATCGACCCGTACCGGCTCGATACCGCCCTGGGCGCGCTGGCGCGGCGACACCCAATGCTGCGCAGCATGTTTCCCGATGCGACGCGAGCCCGTGTCGCGCCGGAGAACATACATGCACCCCTGCAGGTCCACGATCTGACGGCGGCTACCGATGCCGCCCGGCGCCGACGCCTCGACGAGGTGCGGAACAGGTTGCGCACGCACCGGTTCGGCATCGAGAGTGGAGACACCTGGCGGGTCGAACTGACCTTGCTGCCCGACGGCTGCATCCTGCATTTCGCGTTTGATCTCATCATCGCCGACCTGACCAGCCTCGGCATCTTCCTGCGGGACCTGGCGACGTTGTATCGGGGCGAGGACCTGAGTGCCTTATCCGCGACCGTTCCCGCCCCCGCCCCCGAGCCGGCACTGTCGCCGAGCGACGCCGTCGAACGACTACCCGAAGGTCCACAACTGCCCCGGGCCGAGGAACGCGAAATCGCGTTCCGCCGTCGGCAACATCGGTTTGGTCCCAAGGTGACAACCGGCCTCGACGACGGGTGCCGGGCGCACGGAGTCACTCGGGCCGCGGTGTTCCTGGCCGCGTACGCCCTGGTGCTCCGGCATTGGAGCAGTACCGACGACTTCCTGATCAACGTCACGACCTTCGGTCGTCCGCCTGGTGTAGCCGATGTGATCGGAGACTTCACCAAGACGCATCTCTATCGGGCCGGTGCCGACGAGTTGACCGGTTTCGCGGACCAGGTACGCATCGCGCAGCGGGGTTTGCGCGCCGCACTGACCGCACCCGAATCCACCGAACTGCTGGCGGCGCAGCTGAAGTGCGGTACCGGTCATAGCGGAATCGCGCCGGTCGTCTTTACCTACGCGGCCGATACGACCGTCCTGCCACAACGTGACGCGGACACGCTCGGCTGCGTCGGCGAAATGTGTTCAATGACCCCGCAGGTGATCATCGACAACCAGGTGGGCGCCTACGGTGACGAGCTGATCGTGTCGTGGGACTACCGTGCGGGCTGCTTTCCGCCCGGTGTCGTCGAGGACATGTTCGGTACCTACGTCAGGCTGCTGGAGGGCTTGGCTGCCCACGACTGGTCTGCACCCCCGGAAATCGACCTGCCGCCGCATTCGCGCCTGGTCCGCCAACAACGCAACGCCACCACCGCTCCCAGACCGACGGGGTTGCTCTACGACGCGTTCCGGGAACAGGCGCGGCTCAATCCCACTCGGGTCGCGTTGCGCTGGGGGGCCGGCGAAGTCGACGTCGACAGCTACGGCGACCCGATTGCGGGTGCGCATGCCCAGTTGTCGTACGGTGCGCTCGACGAATACGCGCGCAGCGTCGCGGCGGCGCTGGCCAACCGGCATGCCCCGGGCTCGATCATCGGCATCCAGCTGCCCAAGGGGCCGGCCCAGATCGTCGCCGTGCTCGGGGTATTGATGGCCGGGTGCTGCTATCTGCCGGTCGGCCTGGACCAGCCGGCCGACCGCCTCGCGCGCATTTGCTCCAGGTCTGGAATGTCGGGGCTGATCCGGTCAAAGCACACGGAAATCGGTGTCGTTGACGGCCCGGAGCTGCACGACATCGAATCGTTGATCCGGTGCGCTCCGGCGGAACCGATTCGAGCGCGCCCGGACGAGACCGCCTACGTGATCTATACGTCGGGCTCCACCGGAGAACCGAAGGGCGTGCTGGTTTCTCATGCGTCGGCGTTGAACACCATCGCGGACGTGAACCGCCGCAACAAGATTGGTGGCAGGGATACGCTGCTGGCGCTGTCGGCGTTGGACTTCGACCTCAGTGTCTACGATATCTTCGGCCCGCTCGGTTGCGGCGCCAGCGTCGTGTGCATATCGGAGCAGTCGCGCCGCGACGCATTCCGCTGGAACGCCCTGATCAACGAATACGCCGTCAGCGTATGGAATTCGGTGCCGGCGTTGATGGACATGTTGTTGATCGCCGCGGGGGAGAGGGCCAACGCGCTGCCGAGTTTGCGCACGGTGTTCCTGTCCGGCGACTGGATCCCGCTGGACATGCCGAGGCGGTTACGCCATGCGGCGCCAGGCGCGCGCCTGGTCGCGATGGGTGGCGCCACCGAGGCCGCGATTTGGTCGAACGAGTTCGTGGTGATCGACGTCGCTCCCGAATGGGTGTCGATTCCCTACGGATATCCGTTGTCCAACCAAGCGTTTCGGGTTGTGGATGAGCTGGGTCGCGATCGACCCGACTATGTGCCGGGCGAACTCTGGATCGGCGGCGCGGGTGTCGCCCGCGGGTATCACAACGCCCCGGACCTGACCGACGAGCGATTCGTGGTCGACGAGACGGGCGAGCGCTGGTACCGCACCGGCGATCTCGGTTGTTACTGGCACGATGGAACCCTGCAATTCCTGGGTCGGCTCGATTCGCAGGTCAAGATCGGTGGTCACCGCATCGAGTGCGGTGAGATCGAGCACGTGCTGCGCGGCCATCCCCGGGTACTGGCCGCGACGGTGGTGCCGATTCACGCAAACACGGCACTGGGGGCGGTGGTCGTCGTTCGCGATATCGTTGAAGAATCCTCCGACGCCGCCGACGAGTTGCGGGCCTATCTCGCAGATCGGCTGCCGCAGTACATGATCCCAAAATCGTGGGTCTGCCGCGGCGAACTGCCGCTTACCGCGAACGGGAAGGTCGATCGGCGCTGGGCCGCCATGGAGGTGGAGACCTTCGCGCGCGCGGCGGCGGGCGGGCATGACGCCACCGGACTGAGCGCGGTGGAACAACTCGTCGCCGACGTCTGGTCCGAGGTGCTCGGCACCCCGATCACGCGACGGGAAGACAACTTCTTCGCCCACGGCGGTGACAGCTTGCGCGCGACGGCGGTGGTAGCAGAGCTCAAACGCAGGGGAGTGCGCGGTGCGGCGGTCGGTCAACTGCTCAAGCAGCAAACGCTGGGTGAGTTCAGCTCTTCCTGCATAGTCGGTCGACTTCCGTCTGATCCGGCCCCTTGCAGCGTCGACCCCGTTCGGCCTGAGGCGGGCTTCCCCCTGACGCGTCTCCAGCAAGCCTACGTGCTGGGCAGCGCTGGGTTGAACGGAAGTGTTCGTGCACCAACCCATTTCGCCATCGTTCTGGCGGCGAACGCCCCCGAGGCCAGCATCGACATCGATCGCTTCGCGGCCGTGGTCGGGCGATGTGTCGACGAGTTCGCCATGCTGCGTTGTGCCTTGGCGTCCGACACCGACCAGCGCGTGCATTCCGCTGCCGCCAACGTGGCGGTACACGCCGTCGACGCCGCCGACCCGGACGGCTTGATGCAGCGCATGGCAAGCGCGGCGTTCGACCCGCGGGCCGTTCCCGCCATCCAGTGCTTCGCCCCGTCCGGCCCGTCACGATATGTCGGACTGCTGATCAACTATCTGAGCCTCGACGCCCGCAGCCTCGCCACCGTCATCGCGACGATTGTCGCCGACTACCAGCAGGCCCCCCGACCGTGCCAAGTCGATCCCACCGCAGACGTTTTCGTTCGGTTCGTCACCGAAAGTACGGAAAATCAAGACTCCGGCCAGATTTCCAGCCTCGATGTCAGTGCGCCGCCGGCGCTGCCGCTGCGCGCCCAACGCCCCGACGGTAGAGACCGAGTCGGTTTCGCCCGATCGAGTTTCACGCTGGACCCCCACGCGTATGCCGACCTGCGGGACCGCGCAGCGAAGCTACGTGTCACCCCCACCGCGCTGATCTTCGAGGCATTCACCGACGCGCTGCACGCCATGGGCGCGGGCGAGCGGTTTGCCGTCGTCGTACCCACATCGCACCGGCCGGAGTATGCCCGCGCCGACCGTGAGGTGTTGGGCAATTTCACCCGACTGGCGTTGTGCGACATCGACTACAGCGTCGCCCGGCCGGGTTCGCCGGCCGCCGTCACCGCAGCGCAAGAGCAACTGTGGGGTGCGGTCGGCGGCGACACCGATGCCACCGGGCAGCTTGCCGCGCTGCGGGCGGCCGGTTCCGCCGAGTACCCGGTCGTGTTCACCAGCACGCTGGGTCTCGTCCCGTCGGGAGCTGCTGGCTTGTCGAGCATCCGGACGCTGACCCAGACCCCGGGCGTCATGCTGGATTGTCAGGTCGAGGACGACACGGGTGGCGCCAGGATCAGCTGGGACACCGCCATCGGCATCGTTGCCGACGAACCACTGGCCGCCGCGTTCGCGCACTTTGAGCGCGCGGTCCGCCGGTACGCGGGACAGGGCAACCAGCCGATAGGCCCGGTCGGGGTGGTCGCGCCAGTCGCGCAAACCGGCGAGTGGGCCAGCGCGGTGATTGCCGCGGCGGCCAGTTTCTGCGCTGCCGAGCGGATCCGCCCCGAATATGCGGAGCTGGTGCGACTTTGGCGGCAGCTGCCGAATACTTCTGCAGTAGATGCGGTAGAGCCCGTTACGGCTCGGGCGGCACGGAGGTTGGCCGACATCGTCACCGGCGCGGCCTCGCCGCAGACGCTGATCGGCGACCCGCAGCTCTCGCCCGAGGCGATGCTGCTCGCCGACGAGCGGCTGCACTGGGCGCTCGACGACCTCAGCGAACGGATCTTCGGACATTCGCGGCAGCTCGGCCGACGGCTTCGCCTCATCGAAATCGGGTCTCGGACCGGACTGATCACCGAGCGGCTCACCGACCTGGTCGGCGCGGTCGTCGACGAGTACTTGTGCTTCGAGCCGAACCCGGTGCTGGCCGAGATTGCTGCCGGACGACATCTCACCACCGGCACCGCCGCTATCAGGCAGCTCACGTCACCGGAGCAGATCGCCGCCACCGCGGTCGATGTGGTGATCTGCTGTGGCTCGCTGCATCAGCTTCCCGACGCGGGGTCGGTGTTCGGTGCGCTCACCGTGGCCGACGGCGGCTGGCTCTGGGTGGCCGAGGTCTGCGAGGTCACCTCGGCGACGTTGGCCAGCGCTGCCGTACTCAACCCGGCTTTGGTATCGGCGAATTCATTGCCCACGGCGGACCGGTGGTGGCGGTTCATCGCGGATCAGCGTTGGCAACCGGCGCAGATGACTCAGGATGGCCCCGGCGTGACCATCATCGCCTACCGGCAACCGCGGTCCGCGCGACCGAAAACGACGCCGCGCGCCGATACGGCGCCGCCACTGACCGCCCCGGAGTCGACGCCCGCGGCCGATCCCTCGGTGCTCGCCACGATCGCCGAGATTTGGCAACGGCATCTGATTGACCGGACACCCACCGCGACCGACGACTTCTTCCTGCTCGGCGGCGACAGCATCGTGGCGACCCGGGTCTACTCCGATCTGCGCGCCGCCGGCTTCGGGCAGTTGGCCCTCGTCGACCTGTTCAACTACCCGGTGCTGGGCGAACTCGCCGCGCATGCCGGTGCACCCACGGCGCAACTGCCCTCGGAGCCCCCGGAGCCCGCGCAGGCAGGCCGACCGAGTGGCAGCACCGAGTTTCCGCTCACCACGGTCCAGCAGGCGTATCTGGCGGGGCGGGTCGACGGCTTCCTGCTCAGCGGCGTTGCGGCACACTGCTATTTCGAGTTCGAGGCTACGGATTTCGACCGGTCGAGGTTCGAGACGGCCGCACGGCAGCTCGTCGAACACCACCCCGGATTGCGCACCACGGTGACGACCACTGCGAACGACACCCGGCCGGCGCGCTTCCACGCCGTCGTGCACCCCGCACCGCTCGAGCCCGTCGTGCACGAATACGAAGACGTGCGCGCCCGAATGCGCGATCAGGTCATCGATGTCACCACGCGGCCCGGAATCGACTTCGGGATCCAGGTCGAAGACGGCCGCACCATCGTCGGGATCAGCATGGACAACATCATGCTGGACGGGACCAGCATGATGATCGCCCTTGCCCACCTCGAACATCTCTATCGAGGTGGCAGCATCGATGACTTGCCGTCATTGCAGACAACTTTCGCCGACTACGTGAACAACCATCCGGAAATGTGGCCGGACACCGACGAATCGGCGCTGCCTCAGTTGGCGGCCAGCCGCGACTACTGGCGTACCCGCCTGTCGTCGTTGCCGCCCGCGCCGGAGCTGGTGTCACTGCAGGAAATCCTCGATATCGACACTCCGGTGTTCGAACGGGTGGAAGCGGTTGTCGCCAAGGCCGACTGGGAACGGATCACCCGGACCTGCCGGAACGAGCGAGTCACCCCATCCGCGTTCCTGCTGGCCAACTATGCGCGAGCGCTGGCACAGTGGGCCGGAGCATCCCACTTCTGCGTGAACGTCACCCTGTTCGACCGGGACCCCGGCGTGCCCGGGATCGACGACGTCATCGGCGATTTCACCTCGCTGCTGCTGCTGGAGTGCCATGTCGACGCGACCGCGTCGATCTGGGAGCAGGCCCGTCGGGTGCAGCGCCAGCTACTCACCGACCTGCCCCATCGCTCTTCGGACGCGGTATGGCTGCAACGTGAACTCCTGCGCCACCACGGCCGACCGGCGAACGCGGTGTACCCGGTGGTTTTCACCAGTGGACTCGGACTGGTCGATAACTCCCGCCGGCCGTCGTTCGATCTCGGCGCGCTCGTGTACGGCATCTCGCAAACGCCGCAGACGCTGCTGGACTTCCAGATGTGGGAGCGTGACGGATCGCTGTCGCTGTCGTGGGACTTTGTCACGCAGGCGATTTCACCGGAGATCGCCCGGCGGAATCTCGACGAGATGGTCGGCGCAATGATTGCGGCGGTGTCGGAGCAGGCCGCAATTGACGACGAGCTCGTCCAGCGAATCATGGCGATCTGCGCCGAAGCCCTCGGTCTGCCGCGGGTGGCGAAGTCCGACAACTTCTTTCAACTTGGCGGCGACTCGGTGTCCGCGACCAGCGTGGTGGAGAGGTTACACCGCGAAGTGTCGGACACGGCGGCCTTGCGACTGCTGTTCGAGAACCCGGTGATCGGGGACTTCAGCGAAAAGCTGGCACAGCTCAGCGTCGCCGACAGTGCGGATTTTGAAGAGGGCGTGTTGTGA